In the genome of Desulfofarcimen acetoxidans DSM 771, one region contains:
- a CDS encoding YkvA family protein translates to MNSKEQDFYQNLRMKMREWLTSSDGSTNKWAEYLMFAPDLFHLLCKLVLDKSVYVSDKTRLLAAIAYFISPVDLVPEALLGPAGFVDDIALAAYVINSIIKNTDAEVVRKHWAGNGEVLGVIQSILGVADEMVGSGLWKKLKKKA, encoded by the coding sequence GTGAACAGTAAAGAACAGGATTTCTATCAGAATCTAAGGATGAAAATGAGAGAGTGGTTGACATCCTCTGACGGTTCCACTAACAAATGGGCTGAATACTTGATGTTTGCACCAGATTTATTTCACTTGCTCTGTAAACTTGTGTTGGACAAGAGCGTATATGTCTCCGATAAAACACGTTTGCTTGCTGCCATTGCCTATTTTATATCTCCGGTTGACTTAGTGCCGGAAGCTTTGCTTGGACCGGCCGGTTTTGTTGATGACATAGCCCTGGCTGCTTATGTAATAAACTCTATTATCAAGAACACAGATGCTGAAGTTGTCAGGAAGCACTGGGCTGGCAACGGGGAAGTACTGGGTGTTATTCAATCCATACTTGGTGTAGCCGATGAAATGGTAGGCAGCGGGTTGTGGAAAAAACTAAAGAAGAAAGCTTGA
- a CDS encoding ABC transporter ATP-binding protein, giving the protein MAVLPVYEIKDLIYYYPEAEKPALDRISLDIEEGEFVLVAGGSGSGKSSLARVLSGLLPDFYGGRFGGKVLFKGTDLRSMDRRKLARNVGMVFQDPEKQLIMTGVEAEIAFGLENLGLPKKEMMRRVAEVIGFLDLAAIKREFTADLSGGQKQKLALASVLAMQPQVLILDEPTSQLDPVAAEDFFNLVRRLNEEMGFTVVLIEQRLERCYHLADRVLLMDGGKIVCAGRPDQVVSWSVQRDKFFLPPVARFFSLMGFSSVPVTIKDGRKKLRISLKGKHYSGQADKCLMNTLKKNVPAKAENSMPPLAEVKNLWFTYSNGKEALQNINLQIRAGDFVVVLGENGAGKSTLLKTMTGLLQPGRGKVLYRGADFNRNKEQYMGRKVAYLSQNPNDYLFQRTVEDELMFTLKNCQMEDDGIVDKLLADLYIDSYRKVNPRDLSCGERQRVALASVLVTRPELLVLDEPTRGVDYQIKADLGNYLSGQAKAGVGVLLVTHDVEFAAEYASRVIMMFDGQIICEGTKHEVLGTSVFYSPQICKLCTGYFDNIVTFQEALQKIGPLLSCRANCLDQDKGSDGFELRHIQ; this is encoded by the coding sequence GTGGCAGTATTGCCGGTTTATGAAATCAAAGATCTGATTTATTATTATCCTGAGGCTGAAAAACCTGCCCTGGACAGGATTAGTCTTGATATTGAAGAGGGTGAGTTTGTTTTGGTGGCCGGTGGGTCCGGTTCGGGTAAGTCTTCCCTGGCCAGGGTCTTGTCCGGGCTGCTGCCGGACTTTTATGGCGGGCGTTTTGGTGGCAAGGTGTTGTTTAAGGGAACTGATTTGCGCAGTATGGACCGGCGTAAGCTGGCGCGAAATGTAGGCATGGTCTTTCAGGATCCGGAGAAACAATTAATAATGACAGGTGTCGAGGCTGAAATTGCTTTTGGTCTGGAGAATCTTGGTTTACCAAAAAAAGAAATGATGCGCCGTGTGGCTGAGGTGATTGGTTTTCTGGATTTAGCGGCAATAAAGCGGGAGTTTACCGCTGATCTGTCCGGCGGGCAGAAACAGAAACTGGCCCTGGCTTCTGTTTTGGCTATGCAGCCGCAGGTCTTAATTTTAGATGAGCCTACTTCTCAGCTGGATCCTGTGGCAGCGGAAGATTTTTTTAATCTAGTTAGAAGATTAAATGAAGAGATGGGTTTTACTGTTGTCTTAATTGAGCAAAGGCTGGAAAGGTGCTATCATTTGGCTGACCGGGTATTGCTTATGGATGGCGGAAAAATTGTATGCGCGGGCAGGCCGGATCAGGTGGTTTCCTGGTCGGTTCAAAGAGATAAATTTTTTCTTCCCCCGGTAGCCAGGTTCTTTTCTCTAATGGGTTTTTCCAGTGTTCCGGTAACCATCAAAGACGGTAGAAAGAAATTGCGAATATCATTGAAAGGAAAGCATTATTCAGGTCAGGCGGATAAGTGTTTGATGAATACTCTGAAGAAAAATGTTCCGGCCAAAGCGGAAAATAGTATGCCTCCGCTGGCTGAAGTGAAAAATTTATGGTTTACCTATTCCAATGGCAAGGAAGCATTGCAAAACATCAATTTACAAATCCGGGCCGGTGATTTTGTAGTTGTCCTGGGGGAGAATGGAGCCGGCAAATCAACTTTGTTAAAAACAATGACGGGTCTTTTACAACCGGGGCGCGGCAAGGTCTTATACCGTGGGGCTGACTTTAACAGAAATAAAGAGCAGTATATGGGCCGAAAGGTAGCCTATCTTTCTCAAAACCCTAACGACTATCTTTTTCAACGCACTGTGGAAGATGAACTTATGTTTACCTTGAAGAATTGCCAGATGGAGGACGACGGTATTGTTGATAAACTACTGGCGGATTTATATATAGATTCTTACAGGAAGGTGAACCCGCGCGATTTAAGCTGTGGAGAGAGACAGCGGGTGGCCCTGGCTTCGGTGCTGGTAACCAGGCCGGAACTTTTGGTGCTGGATGAACCGACCAGAGGAGTAGATTATCAAATTAAAGCCGATTTGGGCAATTATTTGTCCGGCCAGGCCAAAGCCGGGGTAGGAGTGCTTTTAGTTACCCATGATGTGGAATTTGCCGCCGAATATGCTTCACGGGTAATTATGATGTTTGACGGTCAAATAATTTGTGAGGGCACAAAACATGAGGTTTTAGGCACGTCAGTATTCTACTCCCCGCAAATCTGCAAACTTTGCACCGGCTATTTTGACAATATAGTGACATTTCAGGAAGCTTTGCAAAAAATCGGGCCTTTGTTATCCTGCCGGGCAAATTGCCTTGATCAAGATAAAGGGAGTGATGGTTTTGAACTCAGACACATACAATAA
- a CDS encoding stalk domain-containing protein: MLLRSYSGCVAVILFVLLVFPALAQAQQSADIKPSMDKAVKYLLDYEKEQNRPLSLWSYTAMAAAGQNLDNTKVEQALLQQLNVSEATAEYGLLVIALVAAGENPYDYRGQNFIGKIQSACLPDGKFADNIDGSGQGDGGEQVLANAHIWAVLALHAAGADSQDAARQKEWLISQQHEDGGFNWCVSDKKSDVDSTGMALMALGALGEREDSITVKKAYAYLKSVQESDGGFASWGASNAESCGMVIEGLTAVGIKPAAEEMNNAGGNPVAAMLNYQLTNGSFAHIKGSGANEIATYQALMALSDEYYGKCIYQRLADKSLGNQVPAVRKIKFRVDENDYEVQANGQTSLEEADVAPFLLNGRTYVPLRYLAQALVIPEAGILWSPEEQTITLNHNGITVKLAVGSNLIYVNNVALSPMDIVPVIKNDRVFLPARYVAESFGCQVAWQEATQTVIITQ, from the coding sequence ATGTTGCTCAGAAGTTACTCCGGCTGCGTTGCTGTCATTTTGTTTGTTTTATTGGTGTTTCCCGCTCTGGCGCAGGCACAGCAGTCTGCTGATATAAAGCCTTCGATGGACAAAGCGGTGAAATACCTGTTGGATTATGAAAAAGAGCAAAATAGGCCTCTGTCTTTGTGGAGCTACACAGCTATGGCCGCGGCCGGGCAAAACCTGGATAATACTAAAGTTGAGCAGGCTTTGCTGCAGCAGCTTAACGTATCGGAAGCTACTGCTGAATACGGCCTCCTGGTTATTGCCTTAGTGGCTGCCGGGGAGAATCCATATGATTACCGGGGGCAGAATTTTATTGGGAAAATTCAGTCTGCCTGTCTTCCTGACGGAAAGTTTGCGGATAATATCGACGGCAGCGGACAGGGGGACGGTGGGGAACAAGTATTAGCCAATGCACACATCTGGGCAGTGCTGGCCCTGCATGCCGCCGGGGCGGACAGTCAGGATGCCGCCCGTCAAAAAGAGTGGCTGATTTCCCAGCAGCATGAAGATGGCGGTTTTAACTGGTGTGTCAGCGACAAGAAATCGGATGTCGATTCTACCGGTATGGCCTTAATGGCTCTGGGTGCTTTGGGAGAGAGAGAAGACAGCATAACAGTGAAAAAAGCATATGCATACCTAAAAAGCGTGCAGGAAAGTGACGGTGGCTTTGCTTCCTGGGGAGCGTCTAATGCCGAATCCTGCGGTATGGTTATAGAAGGCTTAACAGCGGTTGGGATTAAACCGGCAGCTGAAGAAATGAATAATGCAGGTGGCAATCCGGTTGCGGCTATGCTTAATTACCAGTTAACTAACGGCAGCTTTGCTCATATAAAAGGCAGCGGAGCCAATGAGATAGCGACTTATCAGGCTTTAATGGCTTTATCGGATGAATATTATGGTAAATGTATTTACCAGCGGCTGGCGGACAAAAGTTTGGGAAATCAGGTTCCTGCTGTGCGAAAAATTAAATTTCGGGTAGATGAAAATGATTACGAAGTTCAAGCGAACGGGCAAACCAGCTTGGAAGAAGCCGATGTCGCGCCTTTTTTGCTGAATGGGCGAACCTATGTGCCGCTGCGTTATCTGGCACAGGCTTTAGTTATACCGGAGGCAGGTATTTTGTGGTCGCCTGAAGAGCAAACGATAACACTTAACCATAATGGCATTACTGTCAAGCTGGCTGTCGGCAGCAATCTCATATATGTTAATAATGTTGCTTTATCGCCAATGGATATTGTGCCGGTAATCAAAAACGATCGTGTTTTTCTACCGGCCCGTTATGTAGCTGAGTCCTTTGGCTGTCAAGTAGCCTGGCAGGAAGCAACACAAACGGTTATTATTACACAGTAG
- a CDS encoding ECF transporter S component, whose protein sequence is MVLNSDTYNNQANPLMKILFPFSLLVILGLLFASIRQDSFLLKQGWGLLSAEIIVIALAFCYWGFEKSRISAREISFIAVLGTIAAVSRVPFAALPGVQPVTFIVIISGYVFGSRAGFMVGSTAALVSNLFLGQGPWTPWQMFVWGLAGASAGLIKKIIPKIGTRSLIIFCFCWGYLYGWIMNLWFWTAFVQPLSWKSFVLTYAASFWYETFHAVGNVIFYLLLGTGFIEILERFRRKLKIEIIDE, encoded by the coding sequence ATGGTTTTGAACTCAGACACATACAATAATCAGGCAAACCCTTTAATGAAAATTTTATTCCCTTTTTCCTTGCTGGTAATTCTGGGTTTGTTATTTGCCAGCATCAGGCAGGATAGTTTTTTACTTAAACAGGGTTGGGGATTGCTTTCAGCGGAAATTATTGTTATAGCGCTGGCTTTTTGCTACTGGGGATTTGAGAAGAGCAGAATATCAGCCCGCGAGATATCTTTTATTGCTGTGTTGGGCACAATTGCAGCCGTGAGTCGTGTTCCCTTTGCCGCTTTGCCGGGGGTGCAGCCTGTTACGTTTATAGTTATCATATCCGGTTATGTGTTTGGGTCACGGGCCGGGTTTATGGTCGGCTCCACAGCGGCCCTTGTTTCTAACCTTTTTTTGGGCCAAGGACCCTGGACACCCTGGCAAATGTTTGTCTGGGGTTTGGCCGGTGCGTCAGCCGGTTTAATTAAAAAGATTATTCCCAAAATCGGGACCAGGAGTTTGATAATTTTCTGCTTCTGCTGGGGTTATCTTTACGGTTGGATTATGAATCTGTGGTTTTGGACAGCTTTTGTTCAGCCCTTAAGCTGGAAGTCTTTTGTTCTCACCTATGCCGCAAGCTTTTGGTATGAAACTTTTCACGCCGTAGGAAATGTTATTTTTTATCTTCTTTTAGGCACTGGTTTTATTGAAATATTAGAGCGCTTTCGCAGAAAGCTGAAAATAGAGATTATTGATGAGTGA
- a CDS encoding S-layer homology domain-containing protein, with product MRRKNTKLQFITLSVMIFFILNIIQFSGLTSQSANGQEAVYTSAEMAAKAVDFINDKYKAGEKIDGYTAYVLAMAGQDLSSEKWSINGTSLRSEIENLADLMGNNVNLINYVCLTQNNDGSFGPYANEYGTKVPLQALSTVKEDITVGSDVYNQVQSAIDNAVNFFKTKYQNGGMTYDVNGWSFDYRCVEALAKSGEDLSVGGWVYNGVSLKDSIMLSANSTARSIKKDSSVQDAVYLSKELTALYAVDKASTDIDVLAGAITAKQNGDGSFGTNMFDHIMVLNALGKAGAISNIDQTKAFNFIDNLKEIHKNSWGQDAGVAWGSQYTSGFEESDTTAQVITALSYFSEAKNEGSDVYKTIQGGLTYLNDVQDADTAAIVRIEGDSTFSSAETLLALKSLGYTFDQYTGTASKWVKNSRTKTITQCIKAVNKWGDAGRLDRLIRLLADRQKAEDPGKGSFENSVYSDMWAYLALGEAGKLDGLNTGDAKTYILSKQDTSGSWGEIFDQYYPDFLSTAQAIRSLSYLPEAGEADVQAAINKGLNYLKTLQRDDGSVSAKDDDPAVDNSELIITLNRLNIDPQGAEWTKTVDGKKFTPVSYLMNNTMNADGSFGASKNVFGATEALYAYLIQDGTGNPGGDGPGGGSSENRCSVNIAIVGKDDEIIYRPGSVILDKTSKWGITAMGALHATGLSYVGDSSFVKSIDGLANSGMNGWMYSVNGVVPMTTASDKVVKEGDRVIWWYSTDMNSSGPSWDSLLKGSAGAGGNQSAAASSTSLIEQNKELPDALQVSEKALAALEQIALLLNPQDIEKENTLDASVQDDEINNVIVVGSRQPLNLALLKTLKKELDQNEVQLTQKVEADSGAVLLDAKEELALVIPAKSLNKDMEINVKEAAAGNQQETAAPSGFRQVSAIYDFGPKDTVFTMPATLTFKLVMPPLVKPDRLVLAYYDKVAGKWVSVPAVVDLDKGLVLTKLRHLGQYAVFARESLKTFADVNETSSSWAKDYIENLAGAGIVDGIDATHFEPSRKVTRAELTSLLVKALGISTDQSSAISLKDVQADDWYAGAVGAAQAAGLITGYEDGTFRPGNTVSREELAVILVRAMKLESDQEKMWFADIDKINSWARDSVFTASSKGLIKGFPDGTFRPDVAAGRDECAVIIFRMLNEY from the coding sequence ATGAGGAGAAAAAACACAAAATTACAATTCATAACGTTATCAGTAATGATATTTTTTATCCTGAACATTATTCAGTTTTCCGGATTAACCAGCCAGTCAGCAAACGGGCAAGAGGCTGTATATACTTCTGCTGAAATGGCGGCAAAAGCAGTTGATTTTATTAACGATAAGTATAAGGCGGGAGAGAAAATTGATGGCTATACCGCTTATGTGCTGGCTATGGCCGGGCAGGATTTGTCAAGTGAGAAATGGAGCATAAACGGCACTAGTTTAAGAAGTGAAATCGAAAACTTAGCCGACTTAATGGGAAATAATGTTAATTTAATAAATTATGTTTGCTTAACCCAGAATAATGACGGCAGTTTCGGCCCTTATGCCAATGAATATGGGACAAAGGTGCCGCTGCAGGCTTTGTCGACAGTTAAAGAAGACATTACTGTCGGCAGCGATGTTTACAATCAGGTGCAGAGTGCCATTGATAATGCTGTAAACTTTTTTAAGACAAAATATCAAAACGGCGGCATGACCTATGATGTAAACGGTTGGAGTTTCGATTACCGCTGTGTTGAGGCACTGGCAAAATCGGGGGAGGACCTGTCAGTGGGCGGTTGGGTCTATAATGGTGTATCCCTCAAAGACAGCATAATGCTTTCTGCCAATAGTACGGCGCGGTCCATTAAAAAGGATTCATCTGTACAGGACGCTGTGTATCTGTCCAAAGAACTTACGGCTCTTTATGCTGTTGACAAAGCTTCAACCGACATTGATGTTCTGGCCGGTGCGATTACAGCCAAACAAAATGGTGACGGCAGTTTCGGGACAAATATGTTTGACCATATTATGGTTCTGAATGCTCTCGGAAAAGCTGGAGCAATCAGTAATATTGACCAGACAAAGGCATTTAATTTTATTGATAATTTGAAAGAAATTCATAAGAACTCCTGGGGTCAAGACGCCGGTGTAGCCTGGGGCTCACAGTACACAAGCGGTTTTGAAGAGTCTGATACCACTGCCCAGGTTATTACGGCACTCAGTTATTTTTCTGAGGCGAAGAACGAAGGCAGCGATGTTTATAAGACTATACAGGGTGGTCTTACCTATCTTAACGACGTGCAAGATGCTGACACGGCGGCCATAGTCCGTATAGAAGGTGACAGCACCTTTTCCTCTGCTGAAACACTGCTGGCACTCAAGTCACTGGGATATACTTTTGACCAGTATACAGGGACTGCTTCAAAATGGGTGAAAAATTCCCGGACGAAAACTATAACTCAGTGCATAAAGGCAGTGAACAAATGGGGTGACGCCGGACGCCTGGACAGGCTGATTAGACTTTTGGCAGACCGGCAAAAAGCAGAGGATCCGGGTAAAGGTTCTTTTGAAAACAGCGTATACAGCGATATGTGGGCTTATTTAGCCCTTGGTGAAGCCGGAAAGCTTGACGGGCTTAACACCGGCGATGCTAAAACGTATATTTTATCTAAGCAGGATACTTCCGGTTCCTGGGGAGAAATCTTTGATCAATACTACCCTGATTTCCTTTCCACAGCACAGGCTATCCGGTCGCTCAGCTATCTGCCGGAAGCCGGTGAGGCAGATGTTCAGGCAGCAATAAATAAAGGTCTGAATTATCTGAAAACCCTTCAGCGGGATGACGGCAGCGTTAGCGCAAAAGATGATGACCCTGCTGTAGATAATTCTGAGCTAATCATAACTTTAAATAGATTGAATATAGATCCACAAGGTGCTGAATGGACAAAAACTGTTGATGGCAAAAAATTTACTCCGGTATCTTATCTGATGAATAACACAATGAATGCCGATGGCAGCTTTGGCGCATCTAAAAATGTTTTTGGAGCCACTGAAGCACTTTATGCATATTTAATTCAGGACGGTACCGGTAACCCTGGCGGAGACGGTCCAGGAGGCGGCTCGTCTGAGAACCGGTGCAGTGTTAATATCGCGATAGTGGGAAAGGACGACGAAATTATTTACAGACCGGGCAGTGTTATCCTGGATAAAACTTCAAAATGGGGTATTACTGCTATGGGCGCACTCCATGCCACAGGTTTGAGCTATGTAGGCGACAGCAGTTTTGTTAAGAGCATTGATGGGCTGGCTAACAGCGGCATGAACGGGTGGATGTACAGTGTTAACGGGGTTGTGCCTATGACTACTGCTTCTGATAAAGTGGTTAAAGAGGGGGATAGGGTAATCTGGTGGTATAGTACGGATATGAATTCATCAGGACCTAGTTGGGACAGTCTCTTAAAAGGATCTGCAGGTGCCGGGGGCAATCAGTCGGCAGCTGCTTCATCAACTAGCCTCATTGAGCAAAATAAAGAACTTCCAGATGCATTGCAGGTTTCGGAAAAGGCTCTGGCAGCGCTGGAGCAGATAGCCCTGCTGCTTAATCCTCAAGACATTGAAAAAGAAAATACATTGGATGCATCGGTTCAGGACGACGAGATTAATAATGTAATTGTAGTAGGCAGCAGGCAGCCTTTAAATCTGGCTTTGCTCAAAACATTAAAAAAGGAACTGGATCAGAATGAGGTACAGTTAACACAAAAAGTTGAAGCGGACAGTGGAGCTGTCCTGTTGGATGCCAAAGAGGAACTGGCTCTGGTTATTCCGGCTAAGTCACTTAATAAGGATATGGAAATAAACGTTAAGGAAGCAGCTGCCGGCAATCAGCAGGAAACTGCCGCACCGTCAGGTTTTCGTCAGGTGTCAGCAATTTACGATTTTGGTCCCAAAGATACTGTTTTTACTATGCCGGCGACATTAACCTTTAAGCTGGTTATGCCTCCTTTGGTTAAGCCGGATAGACTGGTTTTGGCCTATTACGATAAAGTTGCCGGCAAGTGGGTATCTGTCCCTGCTGTTGTGGATTTGGATAAAGGTTTAGTCCTGACCAAGCTGCGGCATTTAGGACAATATGCGGTTTTTGCCCGCGAGTCTTTGAAGACCTTTGCTGATGTAAACGAAACTTCTTCTAGTTGGGCTAAAGATTATATAGAAAATCTGGCCGGGGCCGGAATTGTTGACGGTATAGATGCTACACACTTTGAACCGTCAAGAAAGGTGACCAGGGCAGAATTGACCAGTTTATTGGTTAAAGCCTTAGGCATATCCACAGATCAAAGCTCTGCTATCTCTCTGAAGGATGTTCAAGCCGATGATTGGTACGCGGGGGCGGTTGGGGCAGCTCAGGCAGCCGGTTTGATTACCGGCTATGAAGACGGCACTTTCCGGCCGGGCAACACTGTTAGCCGTGAAGAACTGGCGGTAATTCTGGTGCGCGCAATGAAACTTGAGTCTGACCAGGAAAAAATGTGGTTTGCCGACATAGATAAGATTAACTCCTGGGCCAGAGACAGTGTGTTCACAGCTTCATCAAAAGGTCTCATAAAAGGTTTTCCTGATGGAACTTTTCGTCCTGATGTTGCTGCCGGCCGGGATGAGTGTGCGGTTATAATCTTTAGGATGTTGAATGAATATTAA
- the argC gene encoding N-acetyl-gamma-glutamyl-phosphate reductase: MIKAAIIGATGYAGAELVRILSRHPQVRLTAITSQSYAGQAFWQVYPHLYKYIDLTCEEMDLINIINQSDVIFAALPHGHAMPIVLEAVKQNKKIIDLGADFRIDDPVVYESWYKVTHTAVDLLAEAVYGLPEINRNRIKEARILANPGCYPTSAILGLAPLLARGLIEPESIIIDSKSGVSGAGRSLSLNTHYSEVNESIKAYNIGQHRHTPEIEQEISKIAGQKITLSFTPHLTPMIRGILSTIYAKLKIEALDMDLGQLYRDFYQEEPFVRVLPEGCLPRTKDVSGSNFCDVAVVKDKRTGRAVVVSAIDNLLKGASGQAVQNMNIMFGFAEATGIDDPSLYP; the protein is encoded by the coding sequence GTGATTAAAGCGGCAATTATAGGAGCTACCGGCTATGCTGGGGCGGAACTGGTGAGAATTTTATCACGGCACCCGCAGGTTCGGTTAACAGCAATTACTTCGCAAAGTTACGCCGGTCAGGCCTTTTGGCAGGTTTATCCACATTTATATAAATATATTGACTTGACTTGTGAAGAAATGGATTTAATTAATATTATAAATCAGTCGGATGTTATCTTTGCTGCACTGCCCCATGGTCATGCTATGCCGATAGTACTGGAAGCGGTTAAGCAAAATAAGAAAATTATCGACTTGGGAGCGGATTTTCGTATAGATGATCCCGTTGTTTATGAAAGCTGGTATAAAGTTACACATACCGCGGTGGATTTATTGGCAGAAGCTGTATACGGTTTGCCGGAGATAAATCGCAATAGGATTAAAGAAGCCAGAATTCTGGCTAATCCCGGTTGTTATCCTACCAGTGCGATTCTTGGCTTGGCCCCTTTATTAGCCAGAGGTTTGATTGAACCGGAGAGTATAATCATTGACTCCAAATCAGGTGTTTCCGGTGCTGGGCGAAGTTTGTCCTTGAACACTCATTACTCGGAAGTAAACGAAAGTATCAAGGCCTATAATATTGGACAGCACAGGCATACTCCGGAGATTGAACAGGAGATAAGTAAAATCGCCGGTCAAAAAATAACGCTTAGTTTTACACCTCATCTAACACCGATGATCAGGGGTATTCTTAGTACGATATATGCCAAATTAAAAATAGAGGCACTGGATATGGATTTAGGGCAGCTTTACCGTGATTTTTATCAGGAGGAGCCTTTTGTGCGGGTGCTCCCGGAAGGTTGCTTGCCGAGGACAAAGGATGTATCGGGTTCTAACTTCTGTGATGTTGCTGTGGTAAAGGATAAGAGAACCGGCAGGGCAGTTGTAGTATCAGCTATAGATAACCTGCTTAAGGGTGCGTCGGGCCAGGCAGTTCAAAATATGAACATAATGTTTGGTTTTGCCGAAGCAACAGGAATTGACGATCCCAGCCTGTATCCCTAG
- a CDS encoding energy-coupling factor transporter transmembrane component T family protein, protein MREKLFYQEKGLFIQSLHPFTSVVYLGTLLFLSLAFNNPLYLLGILIMIVLAIWAADGWKTWETYMIISLPMILLIIVINPLINSAGKTVLWYGPHIPFWGRLNISLEAICYGAAMSVRLLDIISLFCLYNIIVHPDKVLNLFSRFAGKSTLVISLSTRLFPSMFRELENVKDVQRLRGVDFRQGTIKERIKKHFSLINILLLSSLENSLGIAESMQARAFGSGPRSVYSAHMLRPRDILCLSGSSLALGISIWGLLRGFGMYNFYPQLDFLINDPVTVVVLAAVMLSLSVPVLLSWGWQYCRFMKSKI, encoded by the coding sequence GTGCGGGAAAAATTGTTTTATCAGGAAAAAGGCCTCTTCATACAAAGCCTGCACCCGTTTACATCTGTAGTTTATCTGGGTACGCTGCTATTCCTGTCCTTAGCCTTTAACAACCCGCTTTATTTACTCGGAATATTAATAATGATTGTTTTAGCGATATGGGCGGCGGATGGTTGGAAGACCTGGGAAACATATATGATAATAAGTTTGCCCATGATATTGTTGATTATTGTCATAAACCCCTTAATTAACAGCGCCGGAAAAACTGTTTTATGGTATGGTCCTCATATTCCGTTTTGGGGCCGCCTTAATATTTCTTTGGAAGCTATATGCTACGGAGCTGCTATGAGCGTCAGGCTTTTGGATATTATCAGTTTGTTTTGCCTGTATAATATAATCGTTCACCCGGATAAAGTCTTGAACCTGTTTTCCAGATTTGCAGGTAAATCCACGCTGGTAATATCCTTGTCTACCAGGCTGTTTCCGAGCATGTTCAGGGAACTGGAGAATGTTAAAGATGTCCAGCGGCTGCGAGGTGTTGACTTCAGACAAGGGACAATCAAGGAGAGAATTAAGAAACATTTTTCTTTGATTAATATATTGCTTTTGTCTTCTCTGGAAAACTCACTGGGCATAGCAGAATCTATGCAGGCTCGCGCCTTTGGCAGCGGGCCTCGCTCCGTTTACTCCGCACATATGCTGAGACCGAGAGATATACTGTGCCTGAGCGGCAGTTCTCTGGCACTGGGAATAAGTATCTGGGGATTGCTGCGCGGTTTTGGTATGTATAATTTTTACCCGCAGCTGGATTTTTTAATCAATGATCCGGTAACTGTAGTTGTGTTGGCTGCTGTTATGTTAAGTTTATCCGTTCCGGTATTGTTGAGTTGGGGGTGGCAGTATTGCCGGTTTATGAAATCAAAGATCTGA
- a CDS encoding DUF4430 domain-containing protein: MGILKKKIIYITLTLVILAAILGPSIYANKFSRNQIAAQFKNNTTTQTGESKSLPASDASKAGEQKTEAKQEAELKTGDAMPFQESEATDKDIKTKPVDKNNNSGLSENKDSAGQLNKNAAAPDSSQEISRTVGMAVVGKEGELLYAPGSVTVTSKNIWDTTALGALDATSLPYKVSSGFSGFVEEIAGCRNKGQSGWMYMVNGEVPGVSASQKQVKTGDKVIWWYSKSMDAPMPDWDALLKK, from the coding sequence GTGGGGATTCTGAAAAAGAAAATAATCTATATTACACTAACACTGGTGATTTTAGCAGCTATTCTGGGCCCGTCTATTTATGCAAATAAATTCAGCAGAAACCAGATTGCTGCACAATTCAAAAATAACACAACCACCCAGACGGGTGAAAGCAAGTCGCTGCCGGCTAGCGATGCGTCAAAAGCCGGAGAGCAAAAAACAGAGGCAAAACAAGAAGCGGAGCTAAAAACAGGTGATGCTATGCCGTTTCAAGAAAGCGAAGCAACGGACAAAGATATTAAAACAAAGCCTGTTGATAAAAATAACAATTCAGGGCTTAGCGAAAATAAAGATAGCGCCGGACAGTTAAATAAAAATGCTGCGGCGCCGGACAGTTCACAGGAGATTTCCCGCACTGTTGGCATGGCTGTAGTTGGCAAGGAGGGGGAATTGCTCTATGCGCCTGGCAGCGTTACCGTAACCTCCAAAAATATATGGGACACCACGGCGTTGGGTGCTTTGGACGCTACCTCCCTGCCTTATAAAGTGTCCAGCGGGTTCTCAGGTTTTGTTGAGGAAATTGCCGGTTGCCGTAATAAAGGACAGTCAGGCTGGATGTATATGGTTAACGGTGAAGTTCCGGGAGTTTCCGCCAGCCAAAAACAGGTGAAAACGGGAGATAAAGTTATCTGGTGGTACAGTAAGAGTATGGATGCTCCAATGCCCGATTGGGATGCTTTGTTAAAAAAATAA